The Geothrix oryzae DNA window GGAGGGCTGGCTCAGGCCCTACCCCGGGGCCACCGCCGTCGTGAAATGGGGCGGCCCCGCGGAAGAACTCATCTCCGAAGCGGATCACCGGACCCTGCTGGTGGTGGCCCAGGTGGGCCATTCCACGCTGGAGCGTCTGCTCTTCGGCAGCACCGCCGCGCGGGTGGTGAGGCTGGCCCCCTGCGATGTCCTGGTGGTGCGCACGGAGAAGACGCACTAAGAAGTCGGAACAACACCCCGAAGCAGCTTCGCCAGGGCTTCCACTTCCGCGGCCTGGCGCTTGAGGATGCCTTCGGCCGCGCGCCGCAGCCCCTCCAGATGCTCCGGGCTGGCGTCGTCCATCTCGCGGAGCCCCGCGTCGAGATCGGCCTGGAAGCGGTGATAGCGCGGCGTGCCGTCTTCGCGGGCGGGCAGCAGCTGGCGGAGCTGGTAGTCCACCGTGTCGGCCACACCATCGAAGATCACATCCAGCACGGGTCTGGCCCACCCGGCCACGCCCCAGCCCCTCGCCTCTTCGTAGCGGTAGGGCTTGGCATAGAGTCCGGTGCCCAGGGACACAAGGAGGAGGTCCTCCGCGGAACGGCCGGTCTTTCCCAGCGTCTGCCACGCCTCGGCATAGGCGCACATGGCCGGGTTGTTGGCGAAGACGCCTCCATCCACGAGCACATCGCGCTCTCCGGGCCACGGCACCAGGGCGGGCTCGAAGTAGGTGGGAGCCGCGCTGGTGGCGCGGGCCGCCACGCGCAGGGGCACATCGTAGCGGGCATCCTCCTGGGCCCTGCGACGGCGGTAGAAAAAGGCATCCCGTTTCTCCAGATCATAGGCCGTCACCAGCACCTCGGTGAGGGCCTCCTTGAGGCGGGTCTCCCCGAAGTACTGCTTGAGCACGCCCTCGAGGCCGTCCGATGGATATTTCGCGGCCCGCAGCCCCATGGGGTTCGTGAGGTGGCGCCAGAGGTTCTCGTCAAAGATCCGCGTTCCCTCTTTCAGGTAGAGTCCGGCCAGATCCCGGGCGGAGTAGCGGGGCCGCCCGCCCTGCCCCGGCGCCGCGAGCCCCAGGGCCAGGATGCCGCCCGTGCTGGTACCCGCGATGAGGTCGAAGCAGTCCGCCACCGCCCGGCCCGTCTGCCGCTCCAGCTCCGCCAGCACCAGCGCCGGGATGAGGCCGCGGATGCCGCCGCCGTCGATCGACAGGATGCGGAAGGGTTGGGGCATTCGGCATTTTATCCTCCGAAAAACGGGCCATACGGCCCGTTTTTCGGAGGACGGAGCGGCCTTTAGCGGTAGGCGGGAATCCCCGTGACCTCCTGCCCGATGATGAGGGTGTGCATGTCGTGCGTGCCCTCGTAGGTGTAGACGCTCTCGAGGTTCGCCATGTGGCGCATGACCGGGTACTCGTCGAGGATGCCGTTGGCACCCAGGATGGTGCGGGCCTTCCGGCAAATCTCGAGGGAGACATTCACATTGTTCATCTTGGCCATGGAGACCTGGGCGGGCGTGTAGGTCTTGGCGTCCTTCAGGCGGCCCAGCTGGTGGACCAGCAGCTGGCCCTTGGTGAGCTCGGTGACCATCCAGGCCAGCTTCTCCTGCTGGAGCTGGTAGCTGGCGATGGGCTTGTCGAACTGGATGCGGGTCTTGGCGTAGTCCAGGGCGCACTGGTAGCAGGCGTCCGCGGCGCCCAGCGCCCCCCAGGCGATGCCGTAGCGGGCCTGCGTGAGACAGCCCAGGGGGCCCTTCAGGCCCTTCACATGGGGCAGGAGGCTGGTCTTCTCGTCCACGATGACATCTTCGAGCACCAGCTCGGAGGTGGTGGAGGCGCGCAGGCTCCACTTGCCCTT harbors:
- a CDS encoding patatin-like phospholipase family protein, giving the protein MPQPFRILSIDGGGIRGLIPALVLAELERQTGRAVADCFDLIAGTSTGGILALGLAAPGQGGRPRYSARDLAGLYLKEGTRIFDENLWRHLTNPMGLRAAKYPSDGLEGVLKQYFGETRLKEALTEVLVTAYDLEKRDAFFYRRRRAQEDARYDVPLRVAARATSAAPTYFEPALVPWPGERDVLVDGGVFANNPAMCAYAEAWQTLGKTGRSAEDLLLVSLGTGLYAKPYRYEEARGWGVAGWARPVLDVIFDGVADTVDYQLRQLLPAREDGTPRYHRFQADLDAGLREMDDASPEHLEGLRRAAEGILKRQAAEVEALAKLLRGVVPTS
- a CDS encoding universal stress protein — protein: MITRVLVGIDFSEASKQALERAGNWATRMGVPLVAMHVLQPPAPMLPEAQIALPDPAWLHSMEDHAREQLEGWLRPYPGATAVVKWGGPAEELISEADHRTLLVVAQVGHSTLERLLFGSTAARVVRLAPCDVLVVRTEKTH